One segment of Methylotenera versatilis 79 DNA contains the following:
- a CDS encoding DNA translocase FtsK — translation MFFNKKSPAVNGRLQAPPSPSQQHGASLVREAWWLGLVLVGLYLAVILISYNSQDPSWSHMASDNAVVQNAGGAVGAWIADMMLYLFGFSAWWWVVLAFYSMWLVYLRLELTISERPFLLFNLVGFALLLISSCALEAGHLVTLPATLPLTGGGMLGNAVDGALRSMFGFAGSSMLLLSLFAVGFSLFTGWSWIMITEKLGARLITAYEWSVNKYNDWQDRKAGKVVVQKREVFVEAERKRTEDRAPVEIRAPIVEIAQSERVQKEKQTALFATDLDSSLPPLHLLDVANNTVDLPSAETLDFTSRLIERKLIDFGIEVKVLSAQPGPVITRFELEPAAGVKGSQITNLARDLARALSVVSIRVVETIPGKSCMGLEIPNPKRQIVFLSEIMGSQVYAEMHSPLAIAMGKDIAGKPVVADLAKMPHVLVAGTTGSGKSVAINALILSLLYKSEPSKVRMILIDPKMLELSVYEGIPHLLAPVVTDMRQAANALNWCVAEMERRYKLMSMLGVRNLAGYNQKIKEAEKAGEKIPHPFSLTPDEPEPLEEMPMIVVMIDELADLMMVVGKKVEELIARLAQKARASGIHLVLATQRPSVDVITGLIKANIPTRVAFQVSSKIDSRTILDQMGAEALLGQGDMLYMPPGTGYPMRIHGAFVSDHEVHQVVNHLKAMGEPNYIEGILTNETEGGGEAGEFSSDSGAEKDPLYDEAVNIVLTSRRASISSVQRQLRIGYNRAARLIEDMERAGLVSAMQSNGNREVLAKGNASID, via the coding sequence TTGTTTTTTAATAAAAAATCTCCAGCAGTGAATGGTCGCTTGCAAGCGCCGCCCAGCCCATCGCAACAACATGGTGCCAGCCTAGTACGTGAGGCTTGGTGGCTAGGTTTAGTCTTAGTCGGCTTATATCTTGCCGTCATTTTGATTAGTTACAACAGCCAAGATCCATCGTGGTCGCATATGGCTTCTGATAACGCAGTCGTGCAAAATGCAGGTGGCGCAGTTGGTGCTTGGATCGCCGATATGATGTTGTATCTATTCGGTTTTTCAGCTTGGTGGTGGGTGGTTTTAGCGTTTTATAGCATGTGGCTGGTGTATTTGCGCTTAGAGTTAACCATCTCAGAACGTCCATTTTTACTCTTCAATCTAGTTGGCTTTGCTTTATTGCTGATTTCGTCTTGCGCGTTAGAAGCAGGGCATTTAGTCACTTTACCAGCCACTTTGCCTTTAACTGGCGGTGGCATGTTGGGCAATGCAGTTGATGGCGCATTGCGTAGCATGTTTGGTTTTGCTGGTTCTAGCATGTTGTTATTGTCATTATTTGCGGTTGGGTTCAGCTTATTCACCGGTTGGTCGTGGATTATGATCACCGAAAAATTAGGCGCACGTTTGATTACTGCTTACGAATGGTCAGTGAATAAATACAACGATTGGCAAGATAGAAAAGCTGGCAAAGTGGTGGTGCAAAAACGCGAAGTATTTGTAGAAGCAGAGCGTAAACGTACTGAAGACCGCGCACCAGTTGAAATCAGAGCGCCAATCGTTGAGATTGCGCAAAGCGAACGCGTGCAAAAAGAAAAACAAACCGCGTTATTTGCTACAGATCTAGATTCTAGTTTGCCGCCATTGCATCTGTTGGATGTTGCCAACAACACAGTGGATTTACCTTCTGCAGAAACGCTGGACTTTACTTCTAGACTAATTGAACGCAAATTAATCGATTTTGGCATTGAGGTAAAAGTGCTTTCTGCGCAACCTGGCCCAGTGATTACACGTTTTGAGTTAGAGCCTGCGGCTGGTGTAAAAGGTAGCCAAATCACGAATCTTGCACGTGATTTAGCGCGCGCGCTTTCTGTGGTGAGTATTCGCGTAGTAGAAACGATTCCGGGCAAAAGCTGTATGGGTTTAGAAATTCCGAATCCAAAACGCCAAATCGTGTTTTTATCCGAAATTATGGGCAGCCAAGTGTATGCGGAAATGCATTCACCGCTGGCAATTGCCATGGGTAAAGATATTGCAGGCAAACCAGTAGTAGCCGATTTGGCGAAAATGCCCCATGTGTTGGTCGCGGGTACGACGGGTTCAGGTAAATCGGTAGCGATTAATGCCTTGATATTAAGCTTGTTGTATAAGTCTGAGCCAAGCAAAGTACGCATGATTTTGATTGACCCAAAAATGCTGGAGCTTTCTGTGTACGAAGGTATTCCGCATCTATTGGCGCCAGTAGTGACCGATATGCGCCAAGCTGCCAATGCGCTGAACTGGTGCGTGGCTGAGATGGAACGTCGCTATAAATTAATGTCGATGTTAGGCGTGCGTAATTTGGCGGGTTATAACCAAAAGATTAAAGAAGCTGAAAAAGCGGGCGAGAAAATCCCTCATCCATTTAGCTTAACGCCAGACGAACCGGAACCATTGGAAGAAATGCCGATGATTGTGGTGATGATTGATGAGTTGGCCGATTTGATGATGGTAGTGGGTAAGAAAGTGGAAGAGTTAATCGCTCGCTTGGCGCAAAAAGCACGCGCTTCAGGCATTCATTTGGTATTGGCAACGCAACGTCCTTCTGTGGATGTGATTACCGGTTTAATCAAAGCGAATATTCCGACACGTGTAGCTTTTCAAGTGTCTAGCAAAATTGACTCACGCACGATTCTTGACCAAATGGGTGCGGAAGCATTGCTAGGCCAAGGCGATATGCTGTATATGCCGCCAGGCACAGGTTATCCGATGCGTATTCATGGTGCGTTCGTGTCCGACCATGAAGTGCATCAAGTGGTGAATCATCTCAAAGCCATGGGCGAGCCGAACTATATAGAAGGCATTTTGACTAACGAAACGGAAGGCGGTGGCGAAGCGGGTGAGTTCAGTAGCGACAGTGGCGCAGAAAAAGATCCGCTGTACGATGAAGCGGTAAATATCGTGTTAACCAGTCGTCGCGCGAGTATTTCATCTGTTCAGCGCCAACTAAGAATTGGTTATAACCGTGCGGCAAGGTTGATAGAAGATATGGAACGCGCAGGTTTGGTTTCCGCCATGCAAAGCAACGGCAATAGAGAGGTGTTGGCAAAAGGTAATGCATCAATTGATTAA
- a CDS encoding Dps family protein produces the protein MDTGIKEKDRKAIAEGLSHLLADTYSLYLKTHYFHWNVTGPMFNTLHLMFETQYNELWLATDLIAERIRSLDVFAPGTYSQFAKLSTIKESNGVPKANDMIAELVAGHEAVCRTARSVFPAAEKASDEATADLLTQRLQVHEKTAWMLRSLLEK, from the coding sequence ATGGACACTGGCATTAAAGAAAAAGATAGAAAAGCGATTGCAGAAGGTTTATCACACCTGTTGGCAGATACTTACAGTTTGTACTTAAAGACACATTATTTTCATTGGAACGTCACTGGCCCAATGTTTAACACATTGCATCTAATGTTCGAAACGCAATATAACGAACTATGGCTGGCGACAGATTTGATTGCTGAACGCATTCGCTCTTTAGATGTATTTGCGCCCGGTACTTATAGCCAATTTGCTAAATTATCGACCATTAAAGAATCTAATGGCGTACCAAAAGCTAACGATATGATTGCTGAATTAGTCGCTGGACATGAAGCAGTCTGTCGCACTGCTCGCAGCGTATTTCCTGCCGCTGAAAAAGCTTCTGATGAGGCAACGGCTGATTTGTTAACACAACGTTTGCAAGTGCATGAAAAGACAGCCTGGATGCTAAGGAGCTTATTAGAGAAATAA
- the trxB gene encoding thioredoxin-disulfide reductase, with protein sequence MATRHIHLLILGSGPAGYSAAVYAARANLNPVLITGIAQGGQLMTTTEVDNWPADNEGVQGPELMERFQKHAERFNTEMIFDHIHTTHLTEKPIRLVGDSGEYTCDALIIATGASAKYLGIPSEETFNGKGVSACATCDGFFYRNQEVAVIGGGNTAVEEALYLANIASKVTLVHRRDKFKAEAILVDKLNARVAEGKIVLETFNTLDEVLGDNMGVTGMRIKNVTDNTTKDIDLKGVFIAIGHKPNTDIFEGQLEMEGGYIVTQAGRKGNATATSIPGIFAAGDVQDHIYRQAVTSAGTGCMAALDAERYLDNLK encoded by the coding sequence ATGGCAACACGTCACATTCATCTTCTTATTTTAGGCTCTGGCCCAGCAGGCTATTCAGCAGCGGTTTATGCTGCGCGCGCTAATTTAAACCCTGTATTAATCACTGGTATCGCGCAAGGCGGCCAGTTGATGACCACCACAGAAGTAGACAATTGGCCAGCGGATAACGAAGGCGTGCAAGGCCCAGAGTTGATGGAACGCTTTCAAAAACATGCAGAGCGTTTCAATACCGAAATGATTTTTGACCATATTCATACCACGCATTTAACTGAAAAACCAATTCGTTTAGTGGGCGATAGTGGCGAATACACGTGTGACGCCTTGATTATCGCAACAGGCGCATCCGCTAAGTATTTAGGCATTCCAAGCGAAGAAACATTCAACGGAAAAGGCGTTTCTGCTTGTGCCACTTGTGATGGATTTTTCTATCGAAATCAAGAAGTTGCGGTAATTGGCGGCGGCAATACCGCAGTTGAAGAAGCACTTTATTTAGCCAATATCGCCAGCAAAGTGACTTTGGTACACAGACGCGATAAATTCAAAGCCGAAGCGATTTTGGTGGATAAATTGAACGCGCGCGTGGCCGAAGGAAAAATCGTATTAGAGACTTTCAATACTTTAGATGAAGTGTTGGGCGACAATATGGGAGTGACTGGCATGCGCATTAAAAATGTGACAGATAACACCACCAAAGATATTGATTTAAAAGGCGTATTTATCGCGATTGGCCATAAACCAAATACCGATATTTTTGAAGGCCAACTAGAAATGGAAGGCGGTTATATCGTGACGCAAGCTGGTCGCAAAGGTAACGCCACTGCCACTAGCATCCCTGGTATTTTTGCGGCGGGCGATGTGCAAGATCATATCTATCGCCAAGCAGTAACCAGTGCTGGTACAGGTTGTATGGCTGCGCTAGATGCTGAGCGCTATTTGGATAATTTGAAATAA
- a CDS encoding Smr/MutS family protein: MPAAEQDKHLFLEAVKNARPLNTEPQHSEKTFPKPIAKQFIRDEKQALRDSLSDDFYPAHELESGEELLYLRTGQSPNVLSKLRRGFWVIQAQIDLHGLISDEAREYVAEFLSSCKKRNIRCVRIVHGKGLGSRNREPVLKHKLRNWLMQKDEVIAYAQAKPEDGGSGAVIVLLKA; the protein is encoded by the coding sequence ATTCCCGCCGCAGAACAAGATAAGCACTTATTTTTGGAAGCCGTTAAAAACGCGCGCCCTTTAAATACAGAACCGCAACATTCCGAAAAAACCTTCCCCAAACCTATCGCCAAGCAATTTATACGGGATGAAAAACAGGCGCTTAGAGATAGTTTAAGCGACGACTTTTACCCTGCGCATGAATTAGAAAGCGGAGAAGAACTGCTTTACCTGCGCACAGGCCAATCGCCTAACGTTTTAAGCAAATTACGTCGCGGCTTTTGGGTGATTCAAGCGCAAATCGATTTACATGGATTAATCAGTGATGAAGCACGGGAATATGTAGCGGAATTTTTAAGCAGCTGCAAAAAACGCAATATCCGCTGTGTGCGTATTGTGCACGGTAAAGGTCTAGGCTCACGCAATCGAGAACCTGTTTTAAAACATAAGCTACGCAACTGGTTAATGCAAAAAGATGAAGTGATTGCCTACGCGCAAGCTAAGCCTGAGGATGGTGGAAGTGGCGCGGTTATTGTGTTGTTAAAAGCTTAA
- a CDS encoding SPFH domain-containing protein: protein MIFSNVFIISAIASAFIFIILIIALLLRRVVPTNEVHIIQSGKSTVSYGKDNAAGNTYYEWPSWIPKIGIVKFVLPVSVFDEDLESYEAYDKGRLPFVVDVKAFFRITDSNVAAQRVSSFDELRGQLKAILQGAVRTILASADIEEIMQGRSQFGESFTREVEAQLKNWGVSTVKNIELMDIRDANESFVIKNIMEKKKSLIEMQSRIEVAENLKKANIAEIEAKRETDVQAQDALQKVGSRTAEKEQAVGIANELSQQSIKEQAKITKQKELEIIKVSEVMQANINKDVQIVKANQDKETAAINKEMAIIKAAQEKETTILVAEGTKSTTILVAEGNLESKKRESEGIAVEGTARAEAEKAMQLAPVQAQIVLAKEIGENAGYQQYLVTIEQVRATQAVGIEQAKALSQADLKVIANAGNVENGMKNIMDIFSSTGGTNIGAMLEGFAQTEQGQALLEKAGVKKSKGSEV, encoded by the coding sequence ATGATTTTTTCAAACGTTTTCATCATTAGCGCTATTGCAAGTGCTTTTATTTTTATCATACTGATTATTGCGCTTTTACTCAGAAGAGTCGTACCTACCAACGAGGTGCACATTATCCAGTCTGGTAAATCAACGGTTTCATACGGCAAAGACAATGCTGCTGGCAATACTTATTATGAATGGCCTTCATGGATTCCAAAAATCGGTATTGTAAAGTTTGTATTGCCAGTTTCGGTATTTGATGAAGACTTGGAATCATATGAGGCTTACGATAAAGGTAGACTACCCTTTGTTGTGGATGTTAAAGCTTTTTTTAGAATCACAGATTCAAATGTGGCTGCGCAACGCGTTAGCTCGTTTGATGAACTTCGCGGCCAATTAAAAGCTATTTTACAAGGTGCGGTAAGAACGATACTTGCTTCTGCAGATATAGAAGAGATCATGCAAGGTCGTAGCCAATTCGGCGAATCATTTACACGTGAAGTTGAAGCTCAACTTAAAAACTGGGGTGTTTCAACTGTTAAAAATATCGAGCTTATGGATATTAGGGACGCTAATGAATCATTTGTGATTAAAAATATCATGGAAAAGAAAAAATCGCTGATTGAAATGCAAAGCCGCATTGAAGTAGCTGAAAATTTAAAGAAAGCGAATATTGCCGAAATTGAAGCAAAGCGTGAAACAGATGTGCAAGCACAAGATGCACTACAAAAAGTGGGCTCTAGGACTGCTGAAAAAGAGCAGGCCGTGGGTATCGCCAACGAACTCTCTCAGCAATCTATCAAAGAACAGGCAAAAATTACCAAGCAAAAAGAGCTCGAAATTATCAAAGTTTCTGAAGTAATGCAAGCGAACATCAATAAAGACGTTCAAATCGTTAAAGCTAATCAGGACAAAGAAACTGCTGCGATTAATAAAGAAATGGCGATTATTAAAGCTGCTCAGGAAAAAGAAACCACTATTTTGGTAGCTGAAGGTACGAAATCAACCACCATTCTAGTGGCCGAAGGTAACTTAGAAAGTAAAAAACGCGAGTCAGAAGGTATTGCAGTAGAAGGTACAGCGCGTGCTGAGGCAGAAAAAGCAATGCAACTTGCGCCAGTACAAGCGCAGATTGTACTGGCCAAAGAAATTGGTGAAAATGCTGGTTATCAACAATATTTAGTCACTATTGAACAAGTAAGAGCTACTCAAGCTGTTGGTATTGAACAAGCGAAAGCGCTTTCTCAAGCAGATTTAAAAGTTATCGCTAATGCTGGTAATGTCGAAAATGGCATGAAAAATATTATGGATATTTTCTCTTCAACTGGTGGCACTAACATAGGTGCAATGCTTGAAGGGTTTGCCCAGACAGAACAAGGGCAGGCGTTGCTTGAAAAAGCTGGTGTTAAAAAGTCCAAAGGTAGTGAAGTTTAA
- a CDS encoding nuclear transport factor 2 family protein — protein MSENIEIKPPVPPFTRETALQKVRMAEDGWNSRDPQRVSMVYTQDSQWRNRAEFPKGRAQIVEFLTRKWAKELEYRLIKELWAFDHNRIAVRFAYEWHDDAGNWFRSYGNENWQFDANGLMELRYASINDLPIKETDRKFFWPLGRRPDEHVGLSELGL, from the coding sequence ATGTCAGAAAATATTGAAATCAAACCACCTGTGCCGCCATTTACGCGTGAAACTGCATTGCAAAAAGTGCGCATGGCAGAAGATGGTTGGAATAGCCGCGATCCTCAACGCGTTTCTATGGTGTATACGCAAGATTCGCAATGGCGCAATCGCGCAGAATTTCCTAAAGGTCGCGCACAAATCGTCGAATTCTTAACCCGAAAATGGGCGAAAGAACTGGAATATCGACTAATTAAAGAGCTCTGGGCATTTGATCACAACCGTATCGCCGTGCGCTTTGCCTATGAATGGCATGACGATGCTGGCAACTGGTTTCGCTCATATGGAAACGAAAATTGGCAGTTTGATGCAAACGGCTTAATGGAATTACGCTACGCTAGTATTAACGATTTGCCGATAAAAGAAACGGACCGTAAATTCTTTTGGCCATTAGGGCGCAGGCCAGATGAACATGTGGGTTTGAGTGAGTTGGGGTTGTAG